A stretch of the Pedobacter sp. MC2016-14 genome encodes the following:
- a CDS encoding (Fe-S)-binding protein, with translation MSDQLNFEVPTMAELIARGEEPEILFWVGCAGSYDERAQKTTRDICKILHHVGIKYAVLGTEESCTGDPAKRAGNEFLFQMQAMTNIEVLNAYNIKKIVTGCPHCFNTIKNEYPGLGGSYEVIHHTQLIQDLINEGKLKAEGGESFKGKKITYHDPCYLGRGNDVYEAPRKALEVLDAQLVEMKRCKSNGLCCGAGGAQMFKEPEKGDKDINIERIEEALETKPNIIAAGCPFCMTMLSDGVKMKDQSQNVQVLDIAEITVKANGL, from the coding sequence ATGAGCGACCAATTGAATTTTGAAGTGCCAACTATGGCAGAGCTAATCGCCCGCGGCGAAGAACCTGAAATTTTATTTTGGGTAGGCTGTGCCGGAAGTTACGATGAGCGTGCCCAAAAAACAACGAGGGATATTTGCAAAATCCTGCACCATGTGGGCATAAAATATGCCGTACTGGGAACGGAAGAAAGCTGTACTGGCGATCCGGCAAAACGTGCCGGCAATGAGTTTTTGTTTCAGATGCAAGCAATGACCAACATTGAAGTGCTGAATGCCTATAACATAAAAAAAATTGTAACGGGCTGTCCGCATTGCTTTAACACAATTAAAAATGAATATCCAGGACTTGGAGGCTCGTATGAAGTTATTCACCATACGCAACTGATCCAGGACCTGATTAACGAGGGCAAACTTAAAGCTGAGGGTGGAGAAAGTTTTAAAGGCAAAAAGATCACTTACCATGACCCATGTTATCTTGGACGTGGAAATGATGTGTATGAGGCACCACGTAAAGCACTGGAAGTACTGGATGCCCAACTGGTAGAAATGAAACGTTGCAAATCCAATGGCTTATGCTGTGGGGCGGGTGGAGCTCAAATGTTCAAAGAACCTGAAAAAGGTGATAAAGACATCAATATTGAACGGATTGAAGAGGCTTTGGAAACCAAGCCAAATATTATTGCAGCAGGCTGTCCGTTTTGTATGACCATGCTTAGCGATGGGGTTAAGATGAAAGATCAGAGCCAAAATGTACAGGTGCTGGATATTGCAGAAATTACGGTAAAGGCAAATGGCTTGTAA
- a CDS encoding 4Fe-4S dicluster domain-containing protein — protein sequence MVSQILFIAITVAAIALFSFNLKKVIRNIRLGKDVNRSDQPAKRWLTMIKIALGQTKMFFRPVPAVLHLFVYVGFVIINLEVLEIMIDGIFGTHRIFGGLGSVYNFLIGSFELLALSVWVACAIFLIRRNVIKLKRFMARELKGWPKSDANYILITEILLMSAFLLMNAADAKLQAMGAHHYITAGAFPVSQYLGGLLPDTESSLIVIERACWWFHIVGIFAFLNYLPYSKHFHILFAFPNTYFANLEPKGEFTNMQSVTNEVKAMLDPSFTPPEAEAGRFGAKDVNDLSWVNLMNAYTCTECGRCTAVCPANLTGKLLSPRKIMMDTRDRLEEVGKNIDKHGVGFDDGKALIDDYILREEIWACTSCNACTQACPINIDPLAIITEVRRYAVMEESQAPSSISAMLGNIENNGAPWKYSPADRFNWAKQD from the coding sequence ATGGTATCACAAATCCTGTTTATAGCAATTACAGTAGCGGCAATAGCGCTGTTCAGTTTTAACCTTAAAAAGGTTATTCGTAATATCCGTTTAGGAAAAGATGTCAACAGATCAGACCAGCCTGCAAAAAGGTGGTTAACAATGATTAAGATCGCACTGGGACAAACTAAAATGTTTTTTAGACCCGTGCCTGCTGTATTACATCTTTTTGTTTATGTAGGCTTTGTGATCATTAATCTGGAAGTTTTAGAGATCATGATTGATGGAATTTTTGGTACACATCGAATTTTTGGCGGACTGGGAAGTGTTTATAACTTTCTGATTGGGTCATTTGAATTGCTGGCGCTGAGTGTGTGGGTAGCTTGTGCCATCTTTTTAATTCGTAGAAATGTAATAAAATTAAAAAGATTTATGGCCAGAGAGCTTAAAGGCTGGCCAAAATCTGATGCAAATTATATCCTGATTACTGAGATATTACTAATGTCGGCTTTCTTGCTAATGAATGCTGCGGATGCAAAATTACAGGCCATGGGCGCGCACCATTATATTACTGCCGGTGCTTTTCCTGTAAGCCAGTATTTGGGGGGCTTACTTCCTGATACTGAAAGTTCACTTATAGTTATTGAAAGGGCATGTTGGTGGTTTCATATTGTGGGCATATTTGCCTTTTTAAATTACCTGCCCTACTCCAAGCATTTCCATATTCTGTTTGCGTTTCCAAATACATATTTTGCAAACCTGGAACCTAAGGGTGAATTTACAAACATGCAAAGCGTTACCAATGAAGTTAAAGCGATGCTTGATCCCTCTTTTACACCACCAGAAGCAGAAGCGGGACGCTTTGGTGCTAAAGACGTGAATGATTTAAGCTGGGTTAACCTGATGAATGCCTATACCTGTACGGAATGCGGACGGTGCACGGCAGTTTGCCCGGCAAACTTAACAGGAAAGTTGTTGTCGCCCAGAAAGATTATGATGGATACGCGCGACAGGCTTGAAGAAGTTGGTAAAAATATAGATAAGCATGGCGTTGGTTTTGATGATGGTAAAGCTTTAATTGACGACTATATTTTAAGGGAAGAGATTTGGGCCTGTACCAGCTGTAATGCTTGTACGCAGGCCTGTCCTATCAACATTGATCCGCTGGCTATTATTACCGAAGTAAGAAGATATGCCGTGATGGAGGAGTCACAGGCACCTTCTAGTATTAGTGCTATGCTTGGAAATATTGAGAATAACGGTGCACCATGGAAATATTCTCCGGCCGACCGTTTTAACTGGGCTAAGCAGGATTAA
- a CDS encoding hybrid sensor histidine kinase/response regulator transcription factor translates to MSSLFKNVLFICLYFSCQIATAQNLKFKHIGLDAGLSNSTIECIFQDYRGFMWFGTRDGLNKYDGQQITVYKSAKDTNSLSDNFIRHIYEDKNKMLWIATSNGLNSFDPIQNIFRRYPLVGPKKMKLGNNDIRAIEKYKNNLWVASSDGRLDLLNEQTKSIRQFNYYANDFHTDRKGNLWIATDKGLYRFDGKKSVLIAVEGLSSYHIRVIAESGDGTLWLGTEEQGMIAFNPLTGNIRLYKHQEKNSNSLGSDLVRSIVIDVENNLWIGGINGGLDYFNPGTNTFKNYQNEPGNSQSLSQRTVSAIFRDKQDNLWVGTHRGGINLYTPGAERFKLVQQELNKNSLSYNDVKAFCEDAEGNLWIGTDGGGLNFYDKGSQRYKHFKFDPFKPESLGSDAVLNITEDRFKQLWIGTWAGGLNLMNKQSGTFTRFMNNPADPSSISSNYVQKTFEDSKGNLWIGTYYGGLNLMDRTSRKFTRLIQGANQTKISGENIISINEDQHQNLWIGTDDGGLNCYNLNTKVFKSYFLNAEKRPDLRIIFIDSKKRVWVGQAGLYLFNPVKNSFSLYTNKAGLATDFIKGITEDDKGNFWIATSRGLTKFNPETLKSSSYNRADGLQEQEFEANAFLKTRTGEMFFGGVNGFNSFFPDAIKSNRFIPPVYITEFQIFNNRMLPGEKDSPLDKDISFTNDIELSYQQSTFSFSFTGLNFTAPESNKYAYKLDGLDKDWNYAGNTTKAFYTNLDPGDYVFRVKASNNDNNWNTKDTSINIHISPPFWATWWFRLLIIVTITGIAYALLSFKRRMEIHAMEEKKREEMHQIQLQFFTNISHEFRTPLSLILGPIDRLLKEDSKAAFLNYYKTIHRNANRLLSLINELMDFRKIESGALQLKVMQGNINLFIDEVAEEFAEMAQEKHIRFNVKNDAQPIDTWFDRQIIEKIVLNLVNNSLKYTKQGGEVVLEILDTLDKLRPKFENQLHINSNFKGKNYIYIRVVDNGIGISKESIEHLFERYYRITESHLGSGVGLAFVKSLTMLHKGMIQVSSERHEGTEIIIGLPCSRADYEENELWGQSNEQGGIRLESISYKSDQNLSTETQLTGEIPTAASKRILIVDDNEELRSFLKDTLSLNYHISEAGDGYEGLQKAKEEFPDLVISDVMMPGMTGTQFCKALKEDVETSHIPFLMLTAKNSVEAEIEGAESGADLYFSKPVNINLLQLNIKNIFDQRQKLRDHYSKNHQTELIELVHSSKDKEFMGKLLNIINDHLINPEMDIEFLCGEIGMSRTKLYQKIKTITGQSIGEFIRSIRLRKAVEIMTGEDVLLTEVMYRVGIQTQSYFTKAFKKEFGKTPSQFLQERNI, encoded by the coding sequence ATGAGTTCATTGTTTAAAAATGTCCTGTTCATTTGCTTATACTTCAGCTGCCAGATTGCTACCGCTCAAAATCTAAAATTTAAGCACATTGGTCTTGATGCAGGTCTTTCTAACAGTACCATTGAATGTATATTTCAAGACTACCGGGGATTTATGTGGTTTGGTACACGTGATGGGTTGAACAAGTACGATGGTCAGCAAATTACGGTTTACAAATCTGCTAAAGATACAAACAGTTTGTCTGACAATTTTATCAGGCATATATACGAAGATAAAAACAAAATGCTTTGGATAGCCACATCTAACGGGCTGAACAGTTTCGACCCAATCCAAAATATTTTTAGACGTTACCCCCTTGTTGGCCCCAAAAAAATGAAACTAGGAAATAATGATATCCGGGCCATTGAGAAATACAAAAACAACCTATGGGTAGCTTCCTCTGATGGACGTCTCGATCTCCTGAATGAACAAACAAAAAGCATTCGGCAGTTTAATTATTATGCGAACGATTTCCATACAGACAGAAAGGGGAATTTATGGATAGCTACGGATAAAGGACTATATAGGTTTGACGGAAAGAAGTCTGTATTAATTGCAGTTGAAGGCCTTTCCAGCTATCATATCCGGGTTATCGCAGAATCAGGTGACGGTACTTTGTGGCTTGGTACGGAAGAACAGGGAATGATCGCCTTTAACCCTTTAACTGGAAACATCAGACTTTATAAACATCAGGAAAAAAACAGCAACAGCCTGGGAAGTGATCTGGTGCGGTCTATAGTGATAGATGTAGAAAATAACTTGTGGATTGGCGGTATAAATGGTGGCCTGGATTATTTTAACCCTGGAACAAATACGTTTAAAAATTATCAAAATGAACCAGGCAACTCGCAAAGTCTTTCTCAGCGGACTGTCTCTGCCATATTCAGAGACAAGCAGGACAATCTTTGGGTAGGTACGCATCGTGGTGGAATAAACCTTTATACGCCTGGCGCGGAAAGGTTTAAACTGGTACAGCAAGAATTAAACAAGAACAGCTTAAGTTATAATGATGTTAAAGCCTTTTGCGAAGATGCAGAAGGTAATCTTTGGATAGGAACGGATGGTGGCGGGCTAAATTTTTATGATAAAGGCAGCCAGCGCTACAAACATTTTAAGTTTGACCCTTTTAAACCGGAAAGTCTGGGATCTGATGCGGTATTAAATATTACCGAAGATCGCTTTAAACAACTCTGGATTGGTACCTGGGCGGGTGGACTAAACCTGATGAACAAGCAATCTGGCACATTTACGCGCTTCATGAACAATCCCGCTGATCCTAGTTCAATTTCTTCTAATTATGTCCAAAAAACTTTTGAAGATAGTAAAGGGAACTTGTGGATAGGCACTTATTATGGCGGGTTAAACCTGATGGACAGGACCAGCAGGAAATTTACCCGCCTGATCCAGGGGGCTAACCAAACAAAAATTAGTGGGGAGAACATTATATCTATTAATGAGGACCAACATCAAAACCTATGGATTGGTACAGATGATGGCGGATTAAACTGTTACAACCTGAATACAAAAGTCTTTAAAAGTTATTTTTTAAATGCGGAAAAAAGACCAGACCTGCGAATCATTTTTATAGATAGTAAAAAACGGGTGTGGGTTGGTCAGGCAGGCTTATATTTGTTTAACCCTGTTAAAAATAGCTTTTCTTTGTACACGAATAAGGCAGGATTAGCTACCGATTTTATTAAGGGAATTACTGAAGACGACAAGGGCAATTTCTGGATTGCCACTTCCAGAGGACTAACCAAATTTAATCCGGAAACGCTTAAGTCTTCCTCTTACAACAGAGCAGATGGGTTACAAGAACAGGAATTTGAAGCAAATGCCTTCCTAAAGACAAGGACGGGAGAAATGTTCTTTGGCGGGGTAAATGGATTCAACTCCTTTTTTCCGGATGCAATCAAAAGCAACCGCTTTATTCCTCCGGTATACATTACGGAATTTCAAATCTTTAACAACAGGATGTTACCAGGTGAAAAAGATTCCCCTTTGGATAAAGATATCAGCTTTACAAACGACATTGAGCTTTCTTATCAGCAATCTACCTTTTCTTTCAGTTTTACAGGCCTAAATTTTACTGCGCCCGAAAGCAATAAATATGCATATAAACTAGATGGTCTTGACAAAGACTGGAATTATGCCGGAAATACAACTAAAGCATTTTATACCAACCTGGATCCTGGCGACTATGTATTTAGGGTAAAAGCTTCCAACAATGACAACAACTGGAATACAAAAGATACCTCAATTAATATTCATATTTCTCCTCCTTTTTGGGCAACCTGGTGGTTTAGACTGCTCATTATTGTTACGATAACCGGAATTGCTTATGCTTTACTGAGTTTTAAAAGGCGAATGGAAATTCATGCAATGGAAGAGAAAAAACGGGAAGAAATGCACCAGATTCAACTCCAGTTTTTCACTAATATTTCTCATGAATTCAGGACTCCCCTATCGCTGATTTTAGGCCCGATTGACAGGTTGCTAAAAGAGGATTCCAAGGCTGCTTTTCTCAATTATTATAAAACTATACACCGCAATGCCAACCGTCTACTTAGCTTAATCAATGAGTTGATGGATTTTAGGAAAATTGAGTCTGGAGCACTCCAACTTAAAGTAATGCAGGGTAATATTAATCTATTCATTGATGAAGTTGCTGAAGAATTTGCCGAAATGGCGCAGGAGAAACACATCCGTTTTAACGTAAAAAATGATGCACAGCCGATAGATACCTGGTTTGACAGGCAAATCATTGAAAAAATTGTGCTAAACCTGGTTAACAATTCACTAAAATACACCAAACAGGGTGGTGAAGTTGTGCTTGAAATTTTAGATACGCTGGACAAGTTACGGCCTAAGTTTGAAAACCAACTACACATTAATAGTAATTTTAAAGGCAAAAACTACATCTACATCCGGGTAGTGGACAATGGAATAGGAATTTCAAAAGAGTCTATAGAGCACTTGTTTGAGCGCTATTACCGAATCACGGAATCACATTTGGGATCTGGTGTTGGACTTGCCTTTGTGAAAAGCCTAACCATGTTGCATAAAGGCATGATACAAGTATCCAGTGAACGGCATGAAGGAACGGAAATCATTATTGGCCTGCCATGCAGCCGGGCTGATTATGAAGAAAATGAACTTTGGGGTCAAAGCAATGAACAGGGTGGAATACGCCTGGAAAGCATCAGCTACAAATCCGATCAGAATTTATCTACTGAAACCCAATTAACTGGAGAAATACCAACCGCCGCCAGCAAACGCATTTTAATTGTTGACGATAATGAAGAGCTACGTTCATTTTTGAAAGATACCTTAAGTTTGAACTATCATATTTCTGAAGCCGGAGATGGTTATGAAGGTCTGCAAAAGGCAAAAGAGGAGTTCCCGGACCTGGTAATTAGTGACGTGATGATGCCAGGGATGACCGGTACTCAATTTTGTAAGGCTTTAAAAGAAGATGTGGAAACCAGCCATATCCCATTTTTGATGCTAACGGCTAAAAATAGTGTTGAAGCAGAAATAGAGGGTGCGGAATCAGGTGCTGACTTATATTTCAGCAAACCTGTTAACATCAACCTACTACAGCTAAACATCAAAAACATTTTTGACCAACGCCAAAAGTTAAGAGACCACTATTCTAAAAATCATCAGACGGAATTAATTGAACTTGTGCATTCCAGCAAGGACAAGGAGTTTATGGGAAAACTGCTCAACATTATTAACGATCACCTCATCAATCCAGAAATGGACATCGAATTTTTGTGTGGAGAAATTGGCATGAGCAGAACGAAGCTTTACCAAAAAATCAAAACTATAACCGGGCAATCGATCGGAGAGTTTATACGTTCCATCAGACTCAGAAAAGCTGTTGAAATTATGACCGGAGAAGATGTATTGCTAACAGAAGTAATGTATAGGGTAGGTATTCAAACACAATCGTATTTTACAAAAGCATTTAAAAAAGAATTTGGTAAAACGCCGAGTCAGTTTCTCCAGGAGCGGAACATATAG